AACTTGTGTATTTCTTCATTTTGCACAGTtgatacatattttttatttataactaCTTAAGTACTTTACTCGGGGCCTGATTGTGGCAATTTTAATTTCCAAATATTATTCACTTGGGCACGTGTAGGAAACGACACCTTGTCACCATGGTAAAATAATGCAGTTGGGAATGCTATTTAGTTTGGTGGTGCAGCttcggtttgtgtgtgtgccttgcCCATGGGAAATTAAATAATGTGGTTGGTGTGTTAACACTTTTGTTTCTCCGTAATTAGGTCCCAAACAGCATACCTCCTCATGTACAGGAAAGGTAAGCCACTGCATCACATTTTATTaagtttttatatgtatatatacagtatatgtatgtgtatgtgtgtgtgtgtgtgtgtgtgtgtgtgtgtgtgtgtgtgtactgccaGACCTGCCTGAGGTAGCAttggtgtttttacagcatttaTCCCATCTAACAGTTAAATATCCAGGagtttttttagcagtagaattcactgaAACTCCCACCCTGTTTGCAGTTGTTTCACTCGCTTTCGCTCaacgttgctgttgcctccgtctgacataaaacaaatcggTTTCCCGTGTGAAGCTTGGCAATTTAGCTGGGCGACACAAGATCCAAACACTGCTATACCGAGAAACACGGCAGTGGGTTGTGCTATGTttgatcagcattgtgtgaaccaATGTGATGTGGTTTGAATGAAACCGGTCTTTGTTTACAATTGTACGCAGTACAGTTTTAAGTACCGAGTACTGATATTTAAATCAGCTCAACAAAATAGAGAAACTCTTTGATATTCCTCACTTGAAGATGTTTGTTTACATCCGGATAGGCTGTTTGTGTTATTCAAGAATTTTCCTCTCATCTTTCTCTCCAAAGAGAGCCTATCTTCTGAAAATCCTCAGCATCAAGCTCAATGTTCACACTTAGACGTGGAAGAAGGAAGACATGTTGCGGCACAGAGGCGTCATTGTAAACTGGATGAAAGTGGCAGAGGAAGGGACCTGTTTGGCGATGCGTTGAAGACGAGCAACGGTACCTCCTCTGGGAAACTGGAAGAACACAAGGACTTGTTGCTTCAATCAGACTCTGAAGAGGGTGTGGATATTTTGGAGCCAAGCTGGGTAAAGCAAAGGTCACATTTTTCAAGGATGCAAAAAGACAGAGGACATCAGCATCTTCAGTTTAACTCAGAGAGAGTCACAAAGCACTATGACTTTGGTAGGTTTGaacagagccagagccagattTCCCCAAAGAATATACTAAAGCTGCATGATATCGCCTGGGACCGGACAGAGAAACACTACAGTGCTCGaagaactgaaacaaaaactaaatgtgGGACTGTGGGAAGCCCCAGAGCTGAGTCTGCGGAAAGTGGGTTCGTCGCAGATGAAAGTATAGCAGGGACAAACAACAGCTGTTCTCCCTCTTCAGTTATTTACCCGTCGAAACCTTTGCTTAGTAGCTACAGCGTGAACACACCCAGCGACTGTCGCCTCCGCACAAAGCACAAGAACCACGCGGAAGTGCGGCAGGTCACGACTGCAAGTCGGAGGATGACACTTCAAAAGAGGGAGGAGCCAGTCAAACAGAAGCCGTGGAAGTGGTGAAATAGGAGAAAAGATAATGTGACGTAGATTCAGTCGATCTTTTTTCTGCTTCCCCCAAAGGTCTtcagtgctgtttttttcatctctcGTTCCTCTTTGTTCCAGTGCAGATTGCTCAG
The nucleotide sequence above comes from Solea senegalensis isolate Sse05_10M linkage group LG3, IFAPA_SoseM_1, whole genome shotgun sequence. Encoded proteins:
- the LOC122766883 gene encoding ubiquitin carboxyl-terminal hydrolase 47-like, with translation MCYRCCSKDPTAFDALLGNMFAELEKGLSKTHSITKKLGITDVYEQRDAAEYYEKILCLSSAEASKIFKGELIHKTTCVACKKRNNSRSRFWILPLPMEDSRDRTYSVERGLKAFFKKEKVFGENKMYCNQCKEKQDAVIESEITQNPEILTLLLKRFTFNYECNCYIKLHCKVYMPETLHMENSKYDLYAVVNHFGDLTGGHYTAEIKSFENGEWYCFNDDVVETVSKPLFSSGNTSVRSQTAYLLMYRKESLSSENPQHQAQCSHLDVEEGRHVAAQRRHCKLDESGRGRDLFGDALKTSNGTSSGKLEEHKDLLLQSDSEEGVDILEPSWVKQRSHFSRMQKDRGHQHLQFNSERVTKHYDFGRFEQSQSQISPKNILKLHDIAWDRTEKHYSARRTETKTKCGTVGSPRAESAESGFVADESIAGTNNSCSPSSVIYPSKPLLSSYSVNTPSDCRLRTKHKNHAEVRQVTTASRRMTLQKREEPVKQKPWKW